In Amycolatopsis jiangsuensis, the following proteins share a genomic window:
- a CDS encoding NCS1 family nucleobase:cation symporter-1, protein MKAASSTGTTTSLPAEPDPRLWNADLAPAGKRTWKVYDIFALWMSDVHNLGNYTFAAGLFVLGLSAWQVLTALLFGFVVIFAGMNLMGRIGQRTGVPFPVVARISFGTFGANLPALIRAVIAIFWYGIQTYLASVAITLLVLAIDPALKPWTEHSFLGLHALGWICFLALWLVQALVLTRGMEAVRKFQDWCGPLIWVVMIALAVWILAAAHWRISFTASPRSLPAGEQVRQWFGAAGLILSTYGTLMLNFCDFSRFAPDQKTVRRGNFWGLPVNSSAFALLSVIVTAGSLQVFGEAITDPAELLARVHSTPVLIIGALTFAIATMGVNIVANFVSPAYDLANIWPKRISFTVGGMISAVAALCVLPWKLYSSPVVVNYFLGGLGAFLGPLFGIMVVDYYLVRRGKVDVGQLFARESVYRKVNPRAMATFLPCAALSAVIALVPFFAPAAPYSWFLGTTTAGALYFAVSSRQRRAACASS, encoded by the coding sequence ATGAAAGCCGCCTCGTCCACCGGAACCACCACCAGCCTGCCCGCCGAGCCGGATCCCCGGCTGTGGAACGCCGATCTCGCCCCTGCCGGGAAACGCACCTGGAAGGTCTACGACATCTTCGCGCTGTGGATGTCCGACGTGCACAACCTCGGCAACTACACCTTCGCCGCCGGGCTGTTCGTGCTCGGCCTCTCGGCCTGGCAGGTGCTCACCGCGCTGCTGTTCGGGTTCGTGGTCATCTTCGCCGGGATGAACCTGATGGGCCGGATCGGGCAGCGCACCGGCGTGCCGTTCCCGGTGGTCGCGCGGATCAGCTTCGGCACCTTCGGCGCGAACCTGCCCGCGCTGATCCGCGCGGTGATCGCGATCTTCTGGTACGGCATCCAGACCTACCTCGCCAGCGTCGCCATCACCCTGCTCGTGCTGGCCATCGACCCGGCGCTGAAACCGTGGACCGAGCACAGTTTCCTCGGCCTGCACGCGCTCGGCTGGATCTGCTTCCTCGCGCTGTGGCTGGTGCAGGCGCTCGTGCTGACCCGCGGAATGGAGGCGGTGCGCAAGTTCCAGGACTGGTGCGGGCCGCTGATCTGGGTGGTGATGATCGCGCTCGCGGTCTGGATCCTCGCCGCCGCGCACTGGCGGATCTCCTTCACCGCCAGCCCGCGCTCGCTGCCGGCCGGGGAGCAGGTGCGCCAGTGGTTCGGCGCGGCCGGGCTGATCCTGTCCACCTACGGCACGCTGATGCTCAACTTCTGCGACTTCTCCCGCTTCGCACCGGACCAGAAAACCGTGCGGCGCGGGAACTTCTGGGGCCTGCCGGTCAACTCCTCGGCGTTCGCGCTGCTGTCGGTCATCGTGACCGCGGGCAGCCTGCAGGTCTTCGGCGAGGCGATCACCGACCCGGCCGAACTGCTGGCCCGCGTGCACAGCACCCCGGTCCTCATCATCGGCGCGCTGACCTTCGCGATCGCCACGATGGGAGTGAACATCGTGGCCAACTTCGTCTCCCCCGCCTACGACCTGGCCAACATCTGGCCGAAGCGGATCTCGTTCACCGTCGGCGGGATGATCAGCGCGGTGGCCGCGCTGTGCGTGCTGCCGTGGAAGCTCTACTCGTCGCCGGTGGTGGTCAACTACTTCCTCGGCGGGCTCGGCGCGTTCCTCGGGCCGCTGTTCGGGATCATGGTCGTGGACTATTACCTGGTGCGGCGCGGGAAGGTCGACGTCGGACAGCTGTTCGCGCGTGAGAGCGTCTACCGCAAGGTGAACCCGCGGGCGATGGCGACGTTCCTCCCGTGCGCGGCGCTGTCCGCGGTGATCGCGCTGGTGCCCTTCTTCGCCCCGGCCGCGCCGTACTCCTGGTTCCTCGGCACCACGACCGCCGGGGCGCTCTACTTCGCCGTCTCGTCCCGGCAGCGGAGGGCCGCATGCGCATCCTCGTGA
- a CDS encoding acyltransferase, which produces MTTTEMPRAHAEEPAPAPAAKSPHLRQLDLYRVLTFAVVIFIHVLVATTYPEDVPAGAFEVPLHFARAAFFALTTFVLMFQYRSRPLQAKKFWRRRVPLVAVPYVVWSVLYWAYSMLTSPQPVGPLSGQLRALLIEIGTGTAWYHLYFLLVTLQVYLLFPLLLKLVGLIRRHPLPVLAVSGVVQIAVMVFLSYPPESLDYGVLSRFFVTLLPYQFYSVLGMVTAVHLETVHDWLRGHVRWVVAALVAGLVITETGYFLSVRHGVWPESAADAYRPYLLPWIVAAVCGLYLAGSRWAEGRQRAGRFVSWAVDRSFAVFLSHPLALALLAPLISFVGDRYGAPWTTFVIYPLTVALTFAIVTVLRRVPWSKALTGRARVRASA; this is translated from the coding sequence ATGACGACCACCGAGATGCCGCGTGCCCACGCGGAGGAACCGGCGCCCGCGCCGGCGGCGAAATCGCCCCACCTGCGACAGCTGGACCTGTACCGGGTGCTCACCTTCGCCGTGGTGATCTTCATCCACGTGCTGGTCGCCACGACCTATCCGGAAGACGTGCCCGCCGGCGCGTTCGAGGTACCGCTGCACTTCGCCCGTGCGGCGTTCTTCGCACTGACCACGTTCGTGCTGATGTTCCAGTACCGGAGCCGGCCGCTGCAGGCGAAGAAGTTCTGGCGCCGCCGGGTGCCGCTGGTCGCGGTGCCGTACGTGGTCTGGTCGGTGCTCTACTGGGCTTATTCGATGCTGACCTCGCCGCAGCCGGTGGGCCCGCTGTCCGGTCAGCTGCGGGCGCTGCTGATCGAGATCGGCACCGGCACCGCCTGGTACCACCTGTACTTCCTGCTCGTGACGCTGCAGGTGTACCTGCTGTTCCCGCTGCTGCTGAAGCTGGTGGGGCTCATCCGGCGCCATCCGCTGCCGGTGCTCGCGGTGTCCGGCGTGGTGCAGATCGCGGTGATGGTGTTCCTGAGCTATCCACCGGAAAGCCTCGACTACGGCGTGCTCAGCCGGTTCTTCGTCACCCTGCTGCCCTACCAGTTCTACTCGGTCCTCGGCATGGTCACCGCGGTCCACCTCGAGACGGTGCACGACTGGCTGCGCGGGCACGTCCGCTGGGTCGTGGCCGCGCTCGTGGCCGGGCTGGTCATCACCGAAACCGGCTACTTCCTCAGCGTCCGGCACGGAGTGTGGCCGGAGTCGGCGGCGGACGCGTACCGGCCGTACCTGCTGCCGTGGATCGTCGCCGCGGTCTGCGGGCTGTACCTGGCGGGCAGCCGATGGGCCGAGGGCAGGCAGCGGGCCGGGAGGTTCGTCTCCTGGGCGGTGGACCGCTCGTTCGCGGTGTTCCTGTCCCACCCGCTCGCGCTCGCCCTGCTGGCGCCGCTGATCTCGTTCGTCGGCGACCGCTACGGCGCCCCGTGGACGACGTTCGTGATCTATCCGCTCACGGTGGCGCTGACCTTCGCCATCGTGACGGTGCTGCGCCGGGTGCCGTGGAGCAAGGCGCTGACCGGGCGGGCGCGGGTACGGGCCTCGGCCTGA
- a CDS encoding copper transporter: MISLRYHIVSITACFLALAVGVVLGSTALNGSLLSGLSDQKKDLGTQVSDLEAQRNVLNARLSDADAFAGSMGPKIVAGALDKRSVVLVTTQDARPADRDALKKLVGQSGASVTGELQLTESFTDPAKADQLRDVVTRLQPAGAQFPTAGDSGTLAGALLGSVLLLDKSSAKPQSSPDELAAALGGLTDGGFVKPSQGVQPAQLAIVLTGAQQSGEGAGDRAASIARFAAQLDRSGAGTVLAGDPGSAEGSGPLGVVRADTSSTSILSTVDNVDSQAGRVATLLALKEQLEGAAGRYGIAGNAQAPAPGVGSEGN; the protein is encoded by the coding sequence GTGATTTCCCTGCGCTACCACATCGTTTCCATCACCGCGTGCTTCCTCGCACTGGCCGTCGGCGTGGTGCTGGGCTCGACCGCGCTGAACGGCTCGCTGCTGTCCGGGCTCTCGGACCAGAAGAAGGACCTGGGCACCCAGGTGTCCGATCTGGAGGCGCAGCGCAACGTGCTGAACGCCCGGCTGTCGGACGCGGACGCGTTCGCCGGTTCGATGGGGCCGAAGATCGTGGCCGGTGCACTGGACAAGCGCAGCGTGGTATTGGTCACCACGCAGGACGCCCGCCCGGCCGACCGCGACGCGCTCAAGAAGCTCGTCGGCCAGTCCGGTGCCTCGGTGACCGGGGAGCTGCAGTTGACCGAGTCGTTCACTGATCCGGCCAAGGCCGACCAGCTGCGGGACGTGGTGACCCGGCTGCAGCCTGCCGGGGCGCAGTTCCCGACCGCGGGTGATTCCGGCACGCTCGCCGGCGCGCTGCTGGGATCGGTGCTGCTGCTGGACAAGAGCAGCGCCAAGCCGCAGTCCAGCCCGGACGAGCTGGCCGCGGCGCTCGGCGGGCTCACCGACGGGGGGTTCGTCAAGCCGAGCCAGGGGGTGCAGCCCGCGCAGCTGGCGATCGTGCTCACCGGAGCGCAGCAGTCCGGTGAGGGCGCCGGCGACCGGGCGGCCTCCATCGCGAGGTTCGCCGCGCAGCTCGACCGCTCCGGGGCGGGCACGGTGCTCGCCGGCGATCCGGGTTCGGCCGAGGGCAGCGGGCCGCTCGGCGTGGTCCGCGCGGACACCTCGTCGACCTCGATTCTGTCCACTGTGGACAACGTCGACTCCCAGGCCGGCCGGGTGGCGACCCTGCTGGCGCTGAAGGAACAGCTCGAGGGCGCCGCCGGCCGCTACGGCATCGCAGGCAACGCACAGGCTCCCGCACCCGGGGTGGGTTCCGAGGGCAACTGA
- a CDS encoding alpha/beta fold hydrolase, with amino-acid sequence MAHTQGVPEWLSTSDGRWLHAMVRPGPADAPKVVFEAGAAASRSSWGLVQPLVAEFARTVVYDRSGLGRSAPDPAGRTLDRMAADLVEVLAHFGPGPYVLAGHSAGGPIVRLAAARTGADIAGLALVEPTDEAAEVLFSPRFRRNERIFARLGVGLASVGLLKPLYRPMLRAVPDDVRRDLVREAFTPQVMRTMGEQARTFLDELAAWRTTPPDPRGIPVTILSGGRAGDGMNAAVRAQANAAHAHRVANSPHGRQVYAHRSGHLVPITEPELVAEEVRRLALSRPDRPRSR; translated from the coding sequence ATGGCGCATACGCAAGGTGTTCCGGAGTGGTTGTCCACCTCGGACGGGAGGTGGCTGCACGCGATGGTGCGGCCCGGTCCGGCGGACGCGCCCAAGGTGGTGTTCGAAGCAGGTGCCGCGGCGAGCCGTTCGTCGTGGGGGCTGGTGCAGCCACTGGTCGCGGAGTTCGCGCGCACTGTGGTCTACGACCGGTCCGGGCTCGGGCGCAGTGCCCCGGATCCGGCCGGGCGCACGCTCGACCGAATGGCGGCGGACCTGGTCGAGGTGCTCGCGCACTTCGGTCCGGGGCCGTACGTGCTGGCCGGGCACAGCGCGGGCGGCCCGATCGTCCGGCTCGCCGCTGCGCGCACCGGCGCGGACATCGCCGGACTGGCCCTGGTCGAGCCGACCGACGAAGCCGCGGAAGTGCTGTTCTCGCCGCGGTTCCGCCGGAACGAGCGGATCTTCGCGCGCCTCGGCGTGGGGCTCGCCTCCGTGGGACTGCTGAAGCCGCTGTACCGCCCGATGCTGCGCGCGGTCCCGGACGACGTGCGGCGCGACCTCGTCCGGGAAGCCTTCACCCCGCAGGTGATGCGCACGATGGGTGAGCAGGCGCGGACGTTCCTCGACGAGCTGGCCGCCTGGCGAACCACGCCACCGGATCCCCGCGGCATCCCGGTGACGATCTTGTCCGGCGGCCGTGCGGGGGACGGGATGAACGCCGCGGTGCGGGCGCAGGCGAACGCGGCGCACGCACATCGCGTGGCGAATTCGCCGCACGGGCGGCAGGTGTACGCGCACCGCTCCGGGCACCTCGTGCCGATCACCGAACCGGAGCTGGTCGCGGAGGAGGTCCGCCGGCTGGCCCTCAGCCGGCCAGACCGTCCCAGGTCCCGGTGA
- the steA gene encoding putative cytokinetic ring protein SteA, whose translation MKLTGLLARNHEALPGITGVARADRRTRELLRRVSAGDVVVLDQLDLDRATADALVAAEVAAVINASPSISGRFPNLGPEILVAAGIPLIDSVGGELLRTVKDGTKLRVHEGAVYLGERQLATGVEQTAESVADQMIEAKAGMSTQLEAFSANTIEFLRRERTLILDGVGVPELKVAIRDRHVLVVAGGTGHAEDLKRLKKYLGEHRPVLIGVDAGADTLRTQGYTPDVVVGDPTGIGTATLRGGGEVVVPAQPDGHAPGVERIQDLGIGAVTFPASGNAEDLALLLADAHGASLVVTVGFQATLREFLDHGRSGSNPSTFLTRLKLGTKLVDGKAVATLHRSRVSLGAVALLVLAAVVVVVAALLVSDVGSVYLDWIQHTWSTFTAWVKGLFT comes from the coding sequence ATGAAGCTCACCGGTTTGCTCGCGCGGAACCACGAAGCCCTCCCCGGCATCACCGGCGTCGCGCGGGCCGACCGCCGCACGCGGGAGCTGCTGCGCCGGGTCAGCGCGGGCGACGTCGTCGTGCTCGACCAGCTCGATCTGGACCGTGCCACCGCCGACGCGCTGGTGGCCGCGGAGGTCGCCGCCGTGATCAACGCCTCGCCGTCGATCTCCGGGCGGTTTCCCAACCTGGGGCCGGAAATCCTCGTCGCGGCGGGGATCCCGCTGATCGACTCGGTGGGCGGCGAGCTGCTGCGCACGGTCAAGGACGGCACGAAACTGCGCGTGCACGAGGGCGCGGTGTACCTGGGCGAGCGCCAGCTCGCCACCGGCGTGGAGCAGACCGCGGAGAGTGTCGCGGACCAGATGATCGAGGCCAAGGCCGGGATGTCGACCCAGCTGGAGGCCTTCTCCGCGAACACCATCGAATTCCTCCGCCGCGAACGCACGCTGATCCTCGACGGCGTGGGCGTGCCGGAGCTGAAGGTCGCCATCCGTGACCGGCACGTGCTCGTCGTGGCCGGCGGCACCGGGCACGCGGAGGACCTGAAGCGGCTCAAGAAGTACCTCGGCGAGCACCGTCCGGTGCTGATCGGGGTGGACGCCGGCGCGGACACCCTGCGCACGCAGGGCTACACCCCGGACGTGGTCGTCGGCGACCCGACCGGCATCGGCACCGCCACGCTGCGCGGCGGCGGTGAGGTCGTGGTGCCCGCGCAGCCGGACGGGCACGCCCCTGGCGTCGAGCGGATCCAGGACCTCGGCATCGGCGCGGTCACCTTCCCCGCGTCCGGCAACGCCGAGGACCTCGCGCTGCTGCTGGCCGACGCGCACGGCGCGAGCCTCGTGGTCACCGTCGGCTTCCAGGCCACGCTGCGGGAGTTCCTCGACCACGGCCGGTCCGGGTCCAACCCCTCGACCTTCCTCACCCGGCTCAAGCTGGGCACCAAGCTCGTCGACGGCAAAGCCGTCGCCACGCTGCACCGCAGCCGGGTGTCACTCGGCGCCGTCGCGCTGCTCGTCCTCGCCGCCGTCGTCGTGGTGGTCGCCGCACTGCTCGTGTCCGACGTCGGTTCCGTCTACCTGGACTGGATCCAGCACACCTGGTCCACGTTCACCGCCTGGGTGAAGGGGCTCTTCACGTGA
- a CDS encoding DUF1266 domain-containing protein: MTWAAAVDVEAELTRACRDGDLDRFLGLLGDEELFVPIHRDQAEQLARERVWVPARICCAHEGEPSLQVFTRGAVPDLGAGVVFLSGDLDWATCGLGPGEQVVFNRGTSAQWRVDASVVQPWLDANPHRLTAVEQQVERLNTVSYGHLDGPIARALACGVPQAVLVAEPWNLLDARYHDYVAEVRGLRDWWGVTDTAGWRAAVDGLLGDRRRFTPEAVALALRTRGGAELDPLSWARLVASWCAENDLSGQADALVDAVRRIVRYEQRLRADAVLPPDAVVGSTFGWDVARVLELVRRGLAVGHCDELTAELQVLEAGALARRYHESWAQLSAGFVLGRVLALDEEQFGEHYRSAVRVHHLLLNDPASPWWNLGFADEPTGGRP; encoded by the coding sequence ATGACCTGGGCCGCGGCCGTCGACGTCGAGGCCGAGCTGACGAGGGCGTGCCGTGACGGCGACCTCGACCGGTTCCTCGGGCTCCTCGGTGACGAGGAGCTGTTCGTGCCGATCCACCGGGACCAGGCGGAGCAGCTCGCGCGGGAGCGCGTGTGGGTGCCCGCCCGAATCTGTTGTGCGCACGAGGGCGAGCCGTCGTTGCAGGTCTTCACCCGCGGTGCGGTGCCCGATCTCGGGGCCGGTGTGGTGTTCCTCAGCGGCGACCTCGACTGGGCCACCTGCGGCCTCGGCCCGGGGGAGCAGGTGGTGTTCAACCGCGGCACGTCCGCGCAATGGCGGGTCGACGCGTCCGTCGTGCAGCCGTGGCTCGACGCCAACCCGCATCGGCTCACCGCGGTGGAACAGCAGGTCGAGCGGCTCAACACAGTGAGCTACGGGCATCTGGACGGCCCGATCGCGCGGGCGCTCGCCTGTGGAGTGCCGCAGGCGGTCCTCGTCGCGGAGCCGTGGAACCTGCTCGACGCGCGCTACCACGACTACGTCGCCGAAGTCCGTGGGCTGCGGGACTGGTGGGGCGTCACGGACACGGCGGGCTGGCGTGCCGCGGTCGACGGGTTGCTCGGTGACCGCCGCCGGTTCACCCCGGAGGCGGTCGCGCTCGCGCTGCGGACACGCGGTGGTGCGGAGCTCGATCCGCTGTCGTGGGCACGGCTGGTCGCGAGCTGGTGCGCGGAGAACGACCTGTCCGGGCAAGCGGATGCGCTCGTCGACGCGGTCCGCCGGATCGTGCGCTACGAGCAGCGGCTCCGGGCGGACGCGGTACTGCCGCCGGACGCGGTGGTGGGCAGCACGTTCGGCTGGGACGTCGCGCGGGTGCTGGAGCTGGTGCGTCGTGGCCTGGCAGTCGGGCACTGCGACGAGCTCACCGCCGAACTGCAGGTGCTGGAGGCCGGTGCGCTCGCCCGCCGCTACCACGAGTCATGGGCACAGCTGTCCGCCGGTTTCGTGTTGGGCCGGGTGCTGGCGCTGGACGAGGAACAGTTCGGCGAGCACTACCGGAGTGCCGTGCGGGTCCACCACCTGCTGCTGAACGATCCGGCGAGCCCCTGGTGGAATCTCGGTTTCGCGGACGAACCGACCGGCGGCCGCCCCTGA
- the aroA gene encoding 3-phosphoshikimate 1-carboxyvinyltransferase, producing the protein MTDAHEDHWAAPVANTPLDAAVRVPGSKSITNRAYVLAALASAPTRVRVPLDSRDTRLMLGALATLGARSEQTADGFLVHPLGPAGGRVDEATVTMGNAGTVARFTPALAALGSAAVRFDGDEAIRRRPIGPLLTALRRLGARIDDEGRGAPPFTVHGEGGLRGGKVDLDSSASSQFLSALLLAGPAFDQGITVRLVGDAPPSEPHIAMTLDMLRRFGATVEREGSEFHVAPSKLSCPEYVVEPDLSTAAPFAAAAVVAGGTVRVQGWPKYTTQPGDWLRSLLPALGAKVTLDDSGLTVTGGSVIPGVELDLHEVGELTPVIAAMLCFAEGPSAISGVAHLRGHETDRLTALATELSGLGAGVTETGDGLRITPAPLHGGVFRTYDDHRLVMAAAVLGLRVPGVRVENPGTVGKTFPEFTGTWDGLAG; encoded by the coding sequence GTGACGGATGCGCACGAAGACCACTGGGCGGCCCCGGTCGCGAACACCCCTCTCGACGCCGCGGTGCGCGTCCCGGGATCGAAGTCGATCACCAACCGCGCGTACGTACTCGCTGCGCTGGCGAGCGCGCCGACCCGTGTGCGCGTGCCTCTCGACTCGCGTGACACCCGGCTCATGCTCGGCGCACTGGCCACCCTGGGTGCGCGGTCCGAGCAGACCGCGGACGGCTTCCTCGTGCACCCGCTCGGCCCGGCCGGAGGCCGCGTCGACGAGGCCACCGTCACAATGGGCAACGCCGGCACCGTCGCGCGGTTCACCCCGGCGCTGGCTGCGCTGGGCAGCGCCGCGGTGCGGTTCGACGGTGACGAGGCGATCCGCCGGCGCCCGATCGGCCCGTTGCTGACCGCGCTGCGACGGCTCGGCGCGCGCATCGACGACGAGGGCCGCGGCGCTCCGCCGTTCACCGTGCACGGCGAAGGGGGGCTTCGCGGCGGCAAGGTCGATCTCGACTCGTCGGCGTCCAGCCAGTTCCTGTCCGCGCTGTTGCTTGCGGGCCCAGCGTTCGACCAGGGCATCACCGTGCGCCTCGTGGGAGACGCGCCGCCCAGCGAGCCGCACATCGCGATGACGCTGGACATGCTGCGCCGCTTCGGTGCCACTGTGGAGCGTGAAGGCAGCGAATTCCACGTCGCACCGTCGAAGCTGTCCTGTCCGGAGTATGTGGTGGAGCCGGACCTTTCCACGGCGGCACCATTCGCTGCCGCCGCAGTGGTGGCCGGCGGCACCGTACGCGTACAGGGCTGGCCGAAGTACACGACGCAGCCGGGTGACTGGCTGCGCAGCCTGCTGCCCGCGCTGGGCGCGAAGGTGACGCTGGACGACAGCGGGCTCACGGTCACCGGCGGATCGGTGATTCCCGGGGTGGAACTCGATCTGCACGAGGTCGGCGAGCTGACTCCGGTCATCGCGGCCATGCTGTGCTTCGCCGAGGGCCCGTCGGCGATCTCCGGCGTGGCGCACCTGCGCGGGCACGAGACCGATCGGCTCACCGCGCTGGCCACCGAGCTGTCCGGGCTGGGCGCGGGCGTGACCGAAACCGGGGACGGGTTGCGCATCACCCCCGCGCCGCTGCACGGCGGGGTGTTCCGCACCTACGACGACCACCGCCTGGTGATGGCCGCGGCAGTGCTGGGCCTGCGCGTGCCCGGGGTCCGGGTGGAGAACCCGGGCACGGTCGGGAAGACCTTTCCGGAGTTCACCGGGACCTGGGACGGTCTGGCCGGCTGA
- a CDS encoding aspartate/glutamate racemase family protein → MRILVTNCNTTEAMTKEIEAGARAAASAGTEVFARTPSWGPESAEGWLDSFLSAAAVLDLLRNIDEPFDAVVMAGFGEHGREGARELLDVPVVDITEAAAHLAGLLGRRYGVVTTLDRTCGLIEDSLHSAGVDRNCVAVAGAGLGVLELGDEARTEAALLTAARRVRDSGAEVLVLGCAGMTGLDRRMSALLDVPVVDGVAAAVRLAESLVALGLHTSRAGSYARPLDKHRQWPSG, encoded by the coding sequence ATGCGCATCCTCGTGACCAACTGCAACACCACCGAGGCGATGACCAAGGAGATCGAGGCCGGGGCCCGCGCGGCCGCGAGCGCGGGTACCGAGGTCTTCGCGCGCACGCCGTCGTGGGGCCCGGAATCCGCGGAGGGCTGGCTCGACAGCTTCCTCTCCGCGGCCGCGGTACTGGACCTGCTGCGGAACATCGACGAGCCGTTCGACGCCGTGGTGATGGCCGGGTTCGGCGAGCACGGCCGGGAGGGTGCGCGGGAGCTGCTGGACGTGCCGGTGGTCGACATCACCGAGGCCGCGGCGCATCTGGCCGGGCTGCTCGGGCGGCGCTACGGCGTGGTCACCACGCTGGACCGCACCTGCGGGCTGATCGAGGACAGCCTGCACAGCGCCGGCGTGGACCGCAACTGCGTCGCGGTGGCCGGAGCGGGGCTGGGTGTGCTGGAGCTCGGTGACGAGGCCCGCACCGAAGCGGCCCTGCTGACCGCCGCCCGCCGGGTGCGGGACTCCGGCGCCGAGGTGCTCGTGCTCGGCTGCGCCGGGATGACCGGGCTCGACCGGCGGATGTCCGCACTGCTCGACGTGCCCGTGGTGGACGGCGTCGCGGCGGCCGTCCGGCTCGCGGAATCCCTGGTCGCGTTGGGCCTGCACACCAGCAGGGCCGGGTCCTACGCCCGGCCGCTGGACAAGCACCGCCAGTGGCCGAGTGGCTGA
- a CDS encoding GntR family transcriptional regulator, translating to MSSTDDRRPFAATRQRVRDELRERILTGRLRPGDRLVERELAEDLGVSRVPVREAIRSLEAEGFLVVQSPRRVVVRQLARVDVEELFDVREALESLAAGLAAERAGKPQLRRLERLLAEAARATQRGDGARIATLNSRLHDEIVTIAGNGLLSTVLQPLEGRLRWLTSQNEHWSDLLGEHRRLVEAIASGDAARARELAAEHVRVNRAVTLRALFGADGEDERPAG from the coding sequence GTGAGCAGCACCGACGACCGCCGGCCGTTCGCGGCGACCCGGCAGCGGGTGCGCGACGAGCTGCGCGAGCGGATCCTGACCGGCCGGCTGCGGCCGGGTGACCGGCTCGTGGAACGGGAGCTGGCCGAGGACCTCGGGGTGTCCAGGGTGCCGGTGCGCGAGGCGATCCGCAGCCTCGAGGCCGAGGGGTTCCTGGTCGTGCAGTCGCCGCGGCGGGTCGTGGTGCGTCAGCTCGCGCGGGTCGACGTCGAGGAGCTGTTCGACGTGCGGGAGGCGCTGGAGAGCCTCGCCGCCGGGCTGGCCGCCGAGCGGGCCGGGAAGCCGCAGCTGCGCCGGCTCGAGCGGCTGCTGGCCGAGGCCGCCCGCGCCACCCAGCGCGGCGACGGCGCGCGGATCGCGACGCTCAACAGCCGGTTGCACGACGAGATCGTGACGATCGCGGGCAACGGACTGCTCTCCACCGTGCTGCAGCCGCTTGAAGGCAGGCTGCGCTGGCTCACCAGCCAGAACGAACACTGGAGTGACCTGCTGGGCGAGCACCGCCGGCTGGTCGAGGCGATCGCCTCCGGCGACGCCGCGCGCGCTCGCGAACTCGCCGCCGAACACGTCCGGGTCAACCGCGCGGTGACCTTGCGGGCGCTCTTCGGTGCGGACGGCGAGGACGAGCGTCCGGCCGGGTGA